A genomic segment from Chanos chanos chromosome 2, fChaCha1.1, whole genome shotgun sequence encodes:
- the pin4 gene encoding peptidyl-prolyl cis-trans isomerase NIMA-interacting 4, with protein MPPKGKGGKGGKGAAASGGGDSEKKEKAQKGGTAVKVRHILCEKHGKCMEAMEKLKSGVRFSEVATQYSEDKARQGGDLGWMTRGSMVGPFQDAAFALPVSTMDKPVYTDPPVKTKFGYHIIMVEGKK; from the exons ATGCCACCAAAAGGAAAGGGTGGTAAAGGTGGCAAAG GGGCAGCTGCTTCGGGTGGTGGTGATtcagaaaagaaggaaaaagcaCAAAAAGGTGGAACAGCAGTTAAG GTTCGACATattctgtgtgaaaaacatGGAAAGTGCATGGAAGCTATGGAGAAACTGAAGTCTGGAGTTCGCTTCAGTGAAGTAGCAACACAGTACAGTGAGGACAAAGCCAGACAAGGG GGTGACCTTGGCTGGATGACGCGCGGGTCAATGGTGGGACCATTTCAGGATGCAGCGTTTGCTCTCCCTGTTAGCACTATGGACAAACCTGTTTACACGGATCCTCCAGTCAAGACAAAGTTTGGCTATCACATCATTATGGTTGAAGGCAAAAAGTGA
- the magt1 gene encoding dolichyl-diphosphooligosaccharide--protein glycosyltransferase subunit MAGT1, translating into MSPKLLYVLFFVLLCCGVPCSGQKKKETLLSEKVSQMMEWASKRAVIRMNGDKFRRFVRAPPRNYSVVIMFTALQPQRQCGVCRQADEEYQILANSWRYSSAFTNRIFFASVDFDEGTDVFQMLNMNSAPTFINFPAKGKPRRADTYELQVRGFAAEQLARWVADRTDVHIRVIRPPNYAGPLMLGLLLAVIGGLAYLRRNNLEFLYNKNVWAFSALCFVLIMTSGQMWNHIRGPPYAHKNPNTGQVSYIHGSSQAQFVAETHIVLLFNAAVTLGMVLLHEAATSDMDIGKRRIMCVAGIGLVMLFFSWLLSIFRAKYHGYPYSFLMS; encoded by the exons ATGTCTCCGAAACTTTTATATGTACTCTTTTTCGTTTTGTTATGTTGTGGAGTGCCATGTAgtggacaaaagaaaaaagag ACGCTGCTCTCTGAGAAAGTTAGCCAGATGATGGAGTGGGCCAGTAAGAGGGCTGTCATCCGAATGAACGGAGACAAATTCAGACGGTTTGTCCGAGCCCCTCCGCGCAACTACTCAGTAGTTATCATGTTCACTGCCCTCCAGCCGCAGAGACAATGTGGAGTATGTAG ACAAGCAGATGAGGAATACCAAATTCTGGCCAACTCCTGGCGGTACTCCAGTGCATTCACCAACAGGATTTTCTTCGCATCTGTAGATTTCGATGAAGGCACAGATGTCTTTCAGATG ctGAATATGAACTCCGCTCCGACCTTCATCAACTTCCCGGCCAAAGGAAAGCCCAGACGGGCCGACACCTATGAGCTGCAGGTCCGAGGATTCGCGGCAGAACAGCTGGCCCGATGGGTGGCCGACAGAACCGACGTTCAC ATCAGGGTGATCCGACCTCCAAACTATGCAGGACCATTGATGCTGGGCCTGCTCTTGGCAGTCATCGGGGGTTTGGCCTACCTGAGACGGAACAATCTGGAATTCCTCTACAACAAGAATGTCTGGGCCTTCTCAGCATTG tgttttgttttgataatgACCTCTGGGCAGATGTGGAATCATATTAGAGGACCGCCGTACGCACATAAGAATCCCAACACAGGCCAAGTG AGCTACATCCACGGCAGCAGCCAGGCTCAGTTTGTCGCAGAGACTCACATTGTTCTGCTCTTTA ATGCGGCCGTTACTTTGGGAATGGTGCTCCTGCATGAGGCAGCCACATCCGACATGGACATCGGGAAGAGGAGAA TCATGTGTGTGGCGGGAATCGGCCTGGTCATGCTCTTCTTCAGCTGGCTGCTCTCCATCTTCAGGGCCAAATACCATGGCTACCCCTACAG tttcttgaTGAGTTAA